A region from the Hypericibacter adhaerens genome encodes:
- a CDS encoding FkbM family methyltransferase, giving the protein MTLDAPKIAATEAARVLIDLLALDRLISVVDIGASRIGDPPPYRPLLASGIARLTGFEPQAEELAKLCAAGQPNETYLPYAVGDGAEHTLHVCAASGMTSLLRPDPETLALFHEFPRWGQVVETRRIATRRLDEIEEVDRIDYLKIDVQGSELPIFENGRDKLRPTMAIHTEVSFVPLYLEQPPFGEIDRALRSWGFIPHAYASLNRRAIFPVIIDNDPYRGLNQLLEADIVYVRDFRRPERLDDEQLKFLAAIAYCCYGSYDLAIHALLLLAKRDAVAGNGVEAFVAAIRKAAAAP; this is encoded by the coding sequence GTGACGCTCGATGCGCCGAAGATCGCAGCGACCGAGGCGGCGCGCGTTCTGATCGATCTGCTCGCGCTCGATCGGTTGATATCGGTCGTGGATATCGGCGCCAGCCGGATCGGCGACCCGCCTCCCTATAGGCCGCTCCTGGCCAGCGGGATCGCGCGATTGACCGGCTTCGAACCGCAAGCGGAGGAGCTGGCAAAGCTGTGCGCCGCGGGCCAGCCCAACGAGACCTATCTGCCTTATGCGGTCGGAGACGGGGCCGAGCATACGCTGCATGTCTGTGCCGCCAGCGGCATGACCAGCCTGCTGCGGCCGGATCCGGAGACCCTGGCGCTGTTCCATGAGTTTCCGCGGTGGGGCCAGGTCGTCGAAACCCGGCGGATCGCCACGCGCCGCCTCGACGAGATCGAAGAGGTCGACAGGATCGACTATCTGAAGATCGACGTGCAGGGATCGGAGCTGCCAATCTTCGAGAACGGCCGCGACAAGCTCCGCCCGACGATGGCGATCCACACCGAGGTTTCCTTCGTCCCTCTCTATCTCGAGCAACCGCCCTTCGGCGAGATCGATCGGGCGCTGCGGTCGTGGGGGTTCATCCCCCACGCCTACGCTTCCCTCAATCGGCGCGCGATCTTCCCCGTCATCATCGACAACGACCCGTATCGCGGCCTGAACCAGCTGCTCGAAGCGGACATCGTCTATGTCCGGGACTTCCGGCGCCCGGAACGGCTCGACGACGAGCAGCTCAAGTTCCTGGCCGCCATCGCTTATTGCTGCTACGGGTCGTACGATCTGGCCATCCACGCCCTCTTGCTGCTGGCCAAGCGCGACGCCGTCGCGGGCAACGGCGTCGAGGCCTTCGTCGCGGCCATCAGGAAGGCCGCGGCGGCGCCGTAA
- a CDS encoding Coenzyme F420 hydrogenase/dehydrogenase, beta subunit C-terminal domain: MSHPRSLTEVVRQGLCTGCGLCQSMAGPEHVRLDMTADGFLRPKIRKPLAPADEARILSACPGNRQQPSPEPGTPVDPLWGPIRRLARGQATDEATRFKAASGGVISALASYLLESGEVEAVLHTIADPAQALRSMPQVSRSPQGVMQAAGARYGPAAPLTDIETLLAAGRPFAVVGKPCDIAAVRNLARLDPRVDRLVKYRIAFFCAGVSSLGISRAIIAKYGLAEDQVRLMRYRGHGCPGPTRIEAKDGRVFEQSYDETWGNELAQEIQFRCKICPDATGEQADIACGDAWITADGYAHGEYESWNAVIARSAAGEALLARMEQAHKLNLLPNTIAELNRMQPHQGERKRAILARLAGLWLAGQSRPRYRGLRILHAAWLGRRDFAKNLRGTLLRLRRGANREAEPA, encoded by the coding sequence ATATGACGGCGGACGGATTCCTCCGCCCCAAGATCCGCAAGCCGCTCGCGCCCGCCGACGAGGCCCGCATCCTTTCCGCCTGCCCCGGCAACCGCCAGCAGCCCTCGCCCGAGCCGGGGACGCCGGTCGATCCGCTGTGGGGACCGATCCGGCGTTTGGCGCGCGGCCAGGCGACCGACGAGGCGACGCGCTTCAAGGCCGCGTCGGGCGGCGTGATCTCGGCGCTCGCCAGCTATCTCCTCGAGAGCGGCGAGGTCGAAGCGGTGCTGCACACGATCGCCGATCCGGCCCAGGCCTTGCGCTCCATGCCGCAGGTGAGCCGCAGCCCGCAAGGGGTGATGCAGGCGGCCGGCGCGCGCTACGGTCCGGCGGCGCCGCTGACCGACATCGAAACTCTGCTCGCCGCGGGCCGGCCCTTCGCGGTCGTGGGCAAGCCCTGCGACATCGCCGCGGTCCGCAACCTCGCGCGCCTCGATCCGCGCGTGGACCGGCTGGTGAAATACCGCATCGCCTTCTTCTGTGCCGGCGTGTCGAGCCTCGGCATCTCGCGGGCGATCATCGCCAAATACGGCCTCGCCGAAGACCAGGTGCGGCTGATGCGCTATCGCGGCCATGGCTGCCCCGGCCCGACCCGGATCGAGGCCAAGGATGGCCGCGTCTTCGAGCAGAGCTATGACGAGACATGGGGCAACGAGCTGGCGCAGGAGATCCAGTTCCGCTGCAAGATCTGCCCCGATGCCACCGGCGAGCAGGCCGACATCGCCTGCGGCGATGCCTGGATCACGGCCGACGGCTATGCGCATGGCGAGTATGAAAGCTGGAACGCGGTGATCGCCCGGAGTGCGGCCGGCGAAGCTCTGCTGGCGCGGATGGAGCAGGCCCACAAGCTCAACCTGCTGCCCAACACGATCGCCGAGCTCAATCGGATGCAGCCGCACCAGGGCGAGCGCAAGAGGGCGATCCTGGCGCGGCTGGCCGGACTTTGGCTTGCCGGCCAGTCCCGGCCCCGCTACCGCGGATTGCGAATCCTTCATGCGGCCTGGCTCGGCCGGCGGGACTTCGCCAAAAACCTGCGCGGTACCTTGCTTCGGTTGCGGCGCGGCGCCAATCGCGAAGCCGAGCCCGCCTGA
- a CDS encoding aldo/keto reductase, with amino-acid sequence MRYVRLGSTGVKVSRICLGCMTYGTTDWRQWVLTEEAARPFIRRALEHGINFFDTADVYSRGGSEEILGRAIRDFAKRDQVIIATKVHGVMGDGPNDKGLSRKHILDAVEASLRRLGTDYIDLYQIHRFDPETPIEETAETLDSLVRSGKVRYIGASSMYAWQFLKMLSIQAREGWARFQTMQNHYNLAYREEEREMMPLCADQGIGVIPWSPLARGRLAGSKSAHTTRSTTDEFQKRLYDTQEALDGPVIARCAELAKERGVPPAQIALAWLLSKPNVVAPIVGASKPHHLDDAVAAAEIELEPEEIARLEELYRPHPVAGHS; translated from the coding sequence ATGCGCTATGTCCGCCTCGGCTCCACGGGCGTCAAAGTCTCCCGCATCTGTCTCGGCTGCATGACCTACGGCACTACCGATTGGCGCCAGTGGGTGCTGACCGAGGAGGCGGCGCGGCCCTTCATCCGGCGCGCGCTCGAGCATGGCATTAATTTCTTCGATACCGCCGACGTCTATTCGCGCGGCGGGAGCGAGGAAATCCTCGGTCGGGCGATCCGCGATTTCGCCAAGCGCGATCAGGTGATCATCGCCACCAAGGTCCATGGCGTCATGGGCGACGGTCCCAACGACAAGGGGCTTTCGCGCAAGCATATCCTGGATGCCGTCGAGGCCAGCCTGCGCCGCCTCGGCACCGACTATATCGACCTCTACCAGATCCACCGCTTCGATCCCGAGACGCCGATCGAGGAGACCGCCGAGACGCTCGACAGCCTCGTGCGCAGCGGCAAGGTCCGCTATATCGGCGCCTCCTCCATGTATGCCTGGCAGTTCCTGAAGATGCTCTCGATCCAGGCGCGCGAGGGCTGGGCGCGATTCCAGACCATGCAGAACCACTACAACCTCGCCTATCGCGAGGAGGAGCGCGAGATGATGCCGCTCTGCGCCGACCAGGGCATCGGGGTCATTCCCTGGTCGCCGCTCGCACGCGGGCGGCTCGCCGGCAGCAAGAGCGCCCACACGACACGCTCGACGACGGACGAGTTCCAGAAGCGGCTCTACGACACCCAGGAGGCGCTCGACGGGCCGGTGATCGCTCGTTGCGCCGAGCTCGCCAAGGAGCGCGGCGTGCCGCCCGCCCAGATCGCGCTGGCCTGGCTGCTGTCGAAGCCCAATGTCGTGGCGCCGATCGTCGGCGCCTCGAAGCCGCATCACCTGGACGACGCGGTCGCAGCCGCCGAGATCGAGCTGGAGCCCGAGGAGATCGCGCGGCTCGAGGAACTCTACCGGCCGCACCCGGTCGCCGGGCATAGCTGA
- the phnN gene encoding phosphonate metabolism protein/1,5-bisphosphokinase (PRPP-forming) PhnN, translating into MTEPSPGRLFYVMGASGVGKDSLLQFIRQAGDPRRFAVAHRYITRPAKAGGENHIALSEAEFQARLAAGWFAMHWRSHGLHYAIGREIDAWRRTGVNIILNGSREYLAEALELYPDLVPVLITADPDLIASRLAARKRESAEQIAERIRHQIDLSRVTDRLVTIDNSGALEVAGAALLALVEQRAQGAALEPAG; encoded by the coding sequence GTGACGGAACCTTCGCCGGGGCGGCTGTTCTATGTCATGGGCGCCTCGGGCGTCGGCAAGGACAGCCTGCTGCAATTCATCCGCCAGGCGGGCGATCCCCGGCGGTTCGCGGTGGCCCATCGCTACATCACCCGGCCGGCCAAGGCGGGCGGCGAAAATCACATCGCGCTCAGCGAGGCGGAGTTCCAGGCGCGGCTGGCGGCCGGCTGGTTCGCGATGCATTGGCGCAGCCATGGCCTCCACTATGCCATCGGTCGGGAAATCGATGCCTGGCGCCGGACCGGGGTCAACATCATCCTGAACGGGTCGCGCGAGTATCTGGCCGAGGCGCTGGAGCTCTATCCCGACCTCGTGCCGGTGCTGATCACCGCCGACCCCGACCTGATCGCGAGCCGGCTGGCCGCGCGCAAGCGGGAATCCGCCGAGCAGATCGCCGAGCGCATCCGGCACCAGATCGACCTGAGCCGCGTCACCGACAGGCTCGTCACGATCGACAACAGCGGCGCGCTCGAGGTGGCGGGAGCGGCACTCCTGGCCCTGGTCGAGCAACGGGCCCAGGGGGCCGCCCTCGAGCCGGCGGGCTAG
- a CDS encoding LbetaH domain-containing protein: protein MIALEQGEPEHPWGDGRFMTEAPMLHPTAIVKSSRFGPWTVIGPRSQLLEVDFRDWSYTARDAEIFNADVGKFCNIAAGVRLNPTNHPMERATLHHFTYRSRSHHLADADDSEVFAWRRAHRVVVGPDVWIGHNAIVLPGRRIGTGAAIGAGAIVTKDVPDYMIVAGNPARPIRRRVDEATEAKLKAIAWWDWSPARLRAALPDFRRLDATAFAARYSRPEIVAELPP, encoded by the coding sequence ATGATCGCGCTCGAGCAGGGGGAGCCGGAGCATCCCTGGGGCGACGGGCGCTTCATGACGGAGGCGCCGATGCTGCACCCGACCGCGATCGTCAAGTCGAGCCGCTTCGGCCCTTGGACCGTGATCGGCCCCCGCAGCCAGCTGCTGGAGGTCGATTTCCGCGACTGGTCCTATACCGCGCGCGATGCCGAGATCTTCAACGCCGATGTCGGCAAGTTCTGCAACATCGCGGCCGGCGTCCGCCTCAATCCGACCAACCATCCGATGGAGCGGGCGACGCTCCATCACTTCACCTATCGCAGCCGCTCGCACCATCTGGCCGACGCGGACGATTCCGAGGTGTTCGCCTGGCGGCGCGCGCACCGGGTCGTGGTCGGGCCGGATGTCTGGATCGGCCACAATGCGATCGTCCTGCCGGGCCGCCGCATCGGCACGGGAGCCGCGATCGGGGCCGGAGCGATTGTGACCAAGGACGTGCCCGACTACATGATCGTCGCCGGCAATCCCGCCCGGCCGATCCGTCGGCGCGTCGACGAGGCGACCGAGGCGAAGCTCAAGGCGATCGCCTGGTGGGACTGGAGCCCGGCCCGCTTGCGCGCGGCGCTGCCCGATTTCCGCCGGCTCGATGCGACGGCCTTCGCGGCTCGATACAGCCGGCCCGAAATCGTGGCGGAGCTGCCGCCGTGA
- a CDS encoding alpha-D-ribose 1-methylphosphonate 5-triphosphate diphosphatase, which yields MSTETILTRARIVLPDEILDGTLLVRDGRIAEIETGQTRLESAVDCQGDYLIPGMVELHTDNLDKHIAPRPRVHWPARSAVVAHDAQIATAGITTVFDSVAIGDIHRESDRIETLTAMAEGLEECQREGMLRVEHFLHLRCEISHGDLPGHLARLAGHPCLKLVSLMDHTPGQRQFATLAQYAAYYQGKYQLSDAELDSFVQRCLDDRARHGDANRAAVIELVRERNIKLASHDDATVEHAEEAAEAGAVVAEFPTTRVAALALRERGIGILSGAPNVVRGGSHSGNISAIDLARDGLVDILSSDYVPASLLPAAFRLVQELGYSLPAAIRMVATRPADAMGLTDRGRIAPGLRADLVRVAERGGLPLVRAVWHRGERVA from the coding sequence ATGAGCACCGAGACGATCCTGACCCGTGCCCGCATCGTGCTTCCCGACGAGATCCTCGACGGGACGCTGCTGGTCCGCGACGGCAGGATCGCCGAGATCGAGACGGGTCAGACCCGCCTGGAGAGCGCCGTCGATTGCCAGGGCGATTACCTGATCCCGGGCATGGTCGAGCTCCATACCGACAATCTCGACAAGCATATCGCGCCGCGGCCGCGCGTCCATTGGCCGGCGCGCTCGGCGGTGGTCGCGCATGACGCGCAGATCGCGACCGCCGGCATCACGACCGTGTTCGATTCCGTGGCGATCGGCGACATCCACCGCGAAAGCGACCGTATCGAGACCCTGACCGCCATGGCCGAAGGTCTCGAGGAATGCCAGCGCGAAGGCATGCTGCGGGTCGAGCATTTCCTTCATCTGCGCTGCGAGATCTCGCATGGCGATCTGCCGGGCCACCTGGCGCGGCTGGCCGGCCATCCCTGCCTCAAGCTGGTGTCGCTGATGGACCACACGCCTGGGCAGCGGCAGTTCGCGACCCTGGCGCAGTATGCGGCCTATTACCAGGGCAAGTATCAGCTGAGCGACGCCGAGCTCGACAGCTTCGTCCAGCGCTGCCTCGACGATCGGGCCAGGCACGGCGATGCCAACCGGGCCGCCGTCATCGAGCTCGTGCGCGAGCGCAACATCAAGCTGGCGAGCCACGACGACGCGACCGTGGAACATGCCGAGGAGGCGGCCGAGGCGGGCGCCGTGGTCGCCGAGTTTCCCACCACGCGGGTGGCGGCGCTGGCTTTGCGCGAACGCGGCATCGGCATCCTGAGCGGCGCTCCCAACGTGGTGCGCGGCGGGTCCCATTCGGGCAACATCTCCGCGATCGATCTGGCGCGCGACGGGCTGGTCGACATCCTGTCCTCGGATTATGTGCCGGCGAGCCTGCTGCCGGCGGCCTTCCGCCTGGTACAGGAGCTGGGCTATTCCTTGCCGGCGGCCATCCGGATGGTGGCGACGCGGCCGGCCGATGCGATGGGGCTGACCGATCGCGGCCGGATCGCGCCGGGCCTGCGCGCCGATCTGGTGCGCGTCGCCGAGCGCGGCGGCCTGCCGCTGGTCCGCGCCGTCTGGCACCGGGGCGAGCGGGTCGCCTGA